A window of the Ostrea edulis chromosome 1, xbOstEdul1.1, whole genome shotgun sequence genome harbors these coding sequences:
- the LOC125653966 gene encoding G-protein coupled receptor daf-37-like, whose translation MMAHCENLSELNVSISNENDTMESTLEKNLRFIFMDTGVPAVSAFGLIGNFLNLLVLTKEKVNHSLTRMEKSAHIGLIALAVSDFMFCLLALLFTILPSQDTYHELNGTLYYLWLGNGFITFFIINSTWLIVVMAAERYLAVCHPFRARKLVSLKKTKVAVCIVYGICMLSTIPLFFERKIVEKTCVDGSKLYNIEKRKGYNDQTRRMLWSIVFDFIPCIALLYFNVCLVWKIHKAKQLRREMTQGQSSDMVMYRSSIKTTEDQGTNSSSRSNNSFTRHRQNDLAENSLIKNRKSGMLSKRKRGSDSALNSVTATLVAVVVLFLILVFPSEVIKFIYAKTHQIDNTHKNKHYYYHQIILHVTNFMQTLNFSVNFILYCAVNKSYRKTLYKLFCFCQSKRPKARIMKNNIMHKTECHDLI comes from the coding sequence ATGATGGCCCACTGTGAAAATCTAAGCGAACTAAATGTCTCCATTTCCAATGAAAATGATACTATGGAGTCTACTCTGGAGAAAAACCTGCGTTTCATATTCATGGACACCGGGGTCCCAGCTGTCAGCGCTTTTGGATTAATAGGAAATTTCCTTAACCTGCTTGTGTTGACAAAAGAAAAGGTCAATCATAGTCTGACCAGGATGGAGAAATCTGCTCATATAGGATTAATTGCTTTAGCAGTATCTGACTTTATGTTCTGTCTGCTGGCTCTGCTGTTCACCATTCTGCCATCACAGGACACCTATCACGAGTTAAATGGGACCTTGTACTATCTTTGGCTGGGAAATGGATTCATTACCTTTTTCATTATCAACAGTACATGGTTAATTGTTGTGATGGCTGCAGAAAGATACCTTGCTGTTTGTCATCCTTTTCGAGCAAGAAAACTAGTATCACTCAAAAAGACAAAAGTTGCCGTCTGTATAGTGTACGGAATCTGTATGCTCTCAACCATACCTCTGTTTTTTGAACGAAAAATAGTCGAAAAAACATGTGTTGATGGTTCAAAACTATATAACATAGAAAAACGAAAAGGCTACAATGACCAGACAAGAAGAATGCTATGGTCCATTGTTTTTGACTTCATTCCATGTATTGCTCTCTTGTATTTCAATGTTTGTCTGGTGTGGAAAATTCACAAGGCCAAACAACTACGCAGAGAGATGACCCAAGGACAGAGCAGTGACATGGTCATGTATCGCTCCTCCATAAAAACTACAGAAGACCAAGGCACCAACTCATCCTCACGATCTAATAACAGTTTTACTCGGCATCGTCAAAATGATTTGGCAGAAAATTCACTGATAAAGAACAGGAAATCTGGAATGCTCTCAAAAAGGAAGAGAGGGTCAGACAGTGCCTTAAATAGTGTAACTGCGACTTTAGTGGCAGTTGTTGTGCTTTTTTTAATCCTTGTTTTCCCGTCTGAGGTTATTAAGTTCATATACGCCAAGACTCACCAAATTGACAACACTCACAAGAATAAACATTACTATTACCACCAGATTATACTGCATGTGACAAATTTTATGCAAACTTTAAACTTCTCGGTTAATTTTATCTTGTACTGTGCTGTGAACAAATCTTACCGGAAAACTCTCTACAAACTGTTTTGCTTCTGCCAGTCTAAACGGCCTAAAGCTCGAATCATGAAGAACAATATCATGCATAAAACAGAATGTCATGATCTGATATGa